In one window of Brassica rapa cultivar Chiifu-401-42 chromosome A07, CAAS_Brap_v3.01, whole genome shotgun sequence DNA:
- the LOC103830921 gene encoding uncharacterized protein LOC103830921 isoform X1, translating to MGSNSSTAASTEVSTIVKHWREHPPSSYSLKIHNFSELEKSTALSDHKYQSRLFTYGGYNLRLIIYPKGNGEDNVRGFISMYVEIDSKSLMLFTSPTEIFAELRFFVYNKKENKYFTIQSKLHLMLSIYIYISSHIIVTNIYIYIYIYIYIYIYVFSDVGVKPFSELKTRWGLQQVLPCDTFNNPDNGYIFEGGQCEFGVDVIVAPSLTNWEVLSFTKKYFDPKFSWTIKDFSELKEDVQKSNSFPMGGKEWVLALYPKGALEAHGKWLSIFLCLADSDKPEADEKIFVQARLGVLNPLGSYHFEYPLETWYTEQSPGWGWAQFLPLAELPKVYLDKEDALKVEIEFKVVSETKYSFTEADPLEKDWVQLTPEN from the exons ATGGGTTCAAACTCGTCAACCGCAGCTTCAACAGAAGTTTCTACCATTGTGAAGCACTGGAGAGAGCATCCTCCTTCGTCTTATTCCCTTAAGATTCACAACTTCTCCGAACTTGAGAAGTCGACTGCCTTATCTGATCATAAATACCAATCTCGTCTTTTCACCTATGGTGGATATAACTT GAGACTGATCATATACCCAAAAGGGAACGGAGAAGACAATGTGAGAGGATTTATCTCCATGTATGTGGAAATAGATAGCAAAAGCTTGATGCTATTCACATCACCTACAGAGATTTTTGCGGAACTTCGTTTCTTTGTCTAtaacaagaaagaaaacaagTACTTTACTATTCAAAGTAAGCTACATCTCAtgctctctatatatatatatataagttcaCATATAATAGtcaccaatatatatatatatatatatatatatatatatatatatatatatgtgttctcAGATGTGGGAGTAAAACCGTTCAGTGAACTTAAAACGAGGTGGGGGTTGCAGCAAGTTCTTCCATGTGATACATTTAATAACCCTGACAACGGTTACATCTTTGAGGGAGGTCAATGTGAGTTTGGTGTTGATGTCATTGTTGCTCCATCCCTTACCAATTGGGAAGTCCTCTCTTTTACTAAGAAATACTTTGATCCTAAGTTCTCTTGGACTATAAAAGATTTTTCTGAGTTGAAAGAGGATGTCCAGAAATCAAACAGTTTTCCAATGGGAGGAAAGGAATG GGTTCTAGCGCTGTATCCGAAGGGAGCCTTAGAAGCACATGGAAAATGGCTATCCATTTTTCTGTGTCTAGCCGATAGTGATAAACCAGAAGCTGATGAGAAGATTTTCGTGCAAGCACGTCTCGGAGTTCTTAACCCACTTGGATCCTATCACTTTGAATATCCAT TGGAAACGTGGTACACAGAACAAAGCCCGGGTTGGGGTTGGGCTCAGTTCTTACCTTTAGCTGAACTTCCAAAGGTTTATTTGGACAAGGAAGACGCACTTAAAGTTGAGATCGAATTTAAAGTTGTTTCTGAGACCAAATACTCTTTCACAGAAGCGGATCCACTTGAAAAGGACTGGGTTCAATTAACaccagaaaattaa
- the LOC103830921 gene encoding uncharacterized protein LOC103830921 isoform X2, whose translation MGSNSSTAASTEVSTIVKHWREHPPSSYSLKIHNFSELEKSTALSDHKYQSRLFTYGGYNLRLIIYPKGNGEDNVRGFISMYVEIDSKSLMLFTSPTEIFAELRFFVYNKKENKYFTIQNVGVKPFSELKTRWGLQQVLPCDTFNNPDNGYIFEGGQCEFGVDVIVAPSLTNWEVLSFTKKYFDPKFSWTIKDFSELKEDVQKSNSFPMGGKEWVLALYPKGALEAHGKWLSIFLCLADSDKPEADEKIFVQARLGVLNPLGSYHFEYPLETWYTEQSPGWGWAQFLPLAELPKVYLDKEDALKVEIEFKVVSETKYSFTEADPLEKDWVQLTPEN comes from the exons ATGGGTTCAAACTCGTCAACCGCAGCTTCAACAGAAGTTTCTACCATTGTGAAGCACTGGAGAGAGCATCCTCCTTCGTCTTATTCCCTTAAGATTCACAACTTCTCCGAACTTGAGAAGTCGACTGCCTTATCTGATCATAAATACCAATCTCGTCTTTTCACCTATGGTGGATATAACTT GAGACTGATCATATACCCAAAAGGGAACGGAGAAGACAATGTGAGAGGATTTATCTCCATGTATGTGGAAATAGATAGCAAAAGCTTGATGCTATTCACATCACCTACAGAGATTTTTGCGGAACTTCGTTTCTTTGTCTAtaacaagaaagaaaacaagTACTTTACTATTCAAA ATGTGGGAGTAAAACCGTTCAGTGAACTTAAAACGAGGTGGGGGTTGCAGCAAGTTCTTCCATGTGATACATTTAATAACCCTGACAACGGTTACATCTTTGAGGGAGGTCAATGTGAGTTTGGTGTTGATGTCATTGTTGCTCCATCCCTTACCAATTGGGAAGTCCTCTCTTTTACTAAGAAATACTTTGATCCTAAGTTCTCTTGGACTATAAAAGATTTTTCTGAGTTGAAAGAGGATGTCCAGAAATCAAACAGTTTTCCAATGGGAGGAAAGGAATG GGTTCTAGCGCTGTATCCGAAGGGAGCCTTAGAAGCACATGGAAAATGGCTATCCATTTTTCTGTGTCTAGCCGATAGTGATAAACCAGAAGCTGATGAGAAGATTTTCGTGCAAGCACGTCTCGGAGTTCTTAACCCACTTGGATCCTATCACTTTGAATATCCAT TGGAAACGTGGTACACAGAACAAAGCCCGGGTTGGGGTTGGGCTCAGTTCTTACCTTTAGCTGAACTTCCAAAGGTTTATTTGGACAAGGAAGACGCACTTAAAGTTGAGATCGAATTTAAAGTTGTTTCTGAGACCAAATACTCTTTCACAGAAGCGGATCCACTTGAAAAGGACTGGGTTCAATTAACaccagaaaattaa
- the LOC103830922 gene encoding 60S ribosomal protein L34-2: MVQRLVYRSRHSYATKSNQHRIVKTPGGKLTYQTTKKRASGPKCPVTGKRIQGIPHLRPAEYKRSRLSRNRRTVNRAYGGVLSALAVRERIVRAFLVEEQKIVKKVLKLQKAKEKVAPRS, encoded by the exons ATGGTTCAGCGTCTTGTATACCGCTCGCGTCACAGCTACGCCACCAAATCTAACCAGCACAGGATCGTCAAAACCCCAG gtggtaagttgacttATCAGACCACTAAGAAGCGTGCAAGTGGACCCAAATGCCCCGTTACCGGCAAGCGTATTCAGGGT aTCCCTCACTTGAGGCCTGCTGAGTACAAGAGATCTAGATTGTCTAGAAACAGGAGGACCGTGAACCGAGCTTATGGTGGTGTTTTGTCTGCTTTGGCTGTTAGAGAAAG AATCGTTCGTGCTTTCCTTGTGGAGGAGCAGAAGATTGTGAAGAAGGTGTTGAAGCTCCAAAAGGCTAAGGAAAAGGTTGCTCCCAGGAGCTAG
- the LOC103830923 gene encoding CLAVATA3/ESR (CLE)-related protein 45-like, which yields MMGSSKRMMFCLLVCIGLLSDNKYKVSALSREFFLKETQGDKAGVHPGDIAKLKSMDIHFRYNREEHGILSGNRRILGEVNKDKVKAEKMQAQKNQTKDSLQSSKRHVRRGSDPIHNKSQPFS from the coding sequence ATGATGGGTTCCAGTAAAAGGATGATGTTTTGTCTTCTTGTCTGCATAGGATTACTATCAGACAACAAATATAAGGTCTCAGCGTTGAGTAGAGAGTTTTTCCTCAAAGAAACACAAGGAGACAAAGCTGGAGTTCATCCAGGTGATATTGCTAAGCTGAAGAGCATGGATATTCATTTTAGGTACAACCGTGAAGAACACGGAATCCTCAGCGGAAACCGACGCATTCTTGGGGAGGTTAACAAGGATAAAGTTAAAGCTGAGAAGATGCAAGCACAGAAGAATCAGACAAAGGACTCATTGCAATCAAGCAAGAGACATGTAAGACGGGGATCAGATCCTATCCACAACAAATCGCAGCCATTTTCTTAA